A single window of Onychostoma macrolepis isolate SWU-2019 chromosome 16, ASM1243209v1, whole genome shotgun sequence DNA harbors:
- the fam171a1 gene encoding protein FAM171A1 yields MRGADSSSRSAVIVLCLLGCDLWTAAAKTLQENSDAKEVTLKVHLSDASTHQPLAGVTVEIFTNHTPVASDISGADGNAYIRFPYRLGDLLVVTATKRGYVPNSIPWRPSRLPVFSSLSLDLLPERAATLMVYDDVVQIVSGYQGSKLQPWVQFQRRALSLPSNATYTNLTAFLTVSSSTQDTQYFPYLQGLHPNYTGVDQKFELTPIAAISVHLLGSDGVELHVSEPISVSVPLPANSGLKENDHIPAWRFDPKLGAWLKSSLGYVQREGKQLTLTYIAPQLGYWVAAMSPINTGPVVAKDISTYHTVFLLAILGGMALILLFLLCLLLYYCRRKCARLRPAHRKFTLSSTLDASKRDQATSMSHLNLISETHLDHNGAEPDMHTPMLKPTPYDSSTNELAASHSELHSRGSNHYKHSVEIFPLKSACSNNPSQGYDSPAGRGEYRRSYTSITTSSVHPLHMSISSSSPHPLHHTTSAGRLSSESKSSLRNNRLSPVSVASTSPVGSPEREQGIERRPADYMLSRSVDHLERPTPLPRPGALLCCTSELQVNHGEETYRKARPTLVIPAHYMRLPGTHPLSGQALLLQSDEQSELESIQAELSACHQPQGRVPHPWGKGEQEGGKQGMGDDRGGGVEEWTLQTAALPADLSIPNSLSQSGLDVVQMNGEDQLLAEKTLMALRGGKPLPHPRAWFVSLDGRSNAHIRHSYIDLQRAGCNSSCVGSNDASLDSGVDMSDVTPGRRIRDKVRVKTEAGAQPAVPVVPVVEYTPLTFVEDSNANAESSGSPTPVCSPEEHSQGVFLQEKEREEEDEDEGTLSPPSPPPELPSPPPLPEPVVEMVEETGTDSDVFRTEETQMHMGSSRPNNLVVPDDGGEDENKKSPWQKREERPLLAFNLK; encoded by the exons AAGTGACTCTGAAGGTTCACCTGAGTGACGCTAGCACTCATCAGCCTCTCGCTGGTGTCACCGTGGAGATCTTCACTAACCACACTCCTGTTGCCTCGGATATCTCTGGTGCCGATGGCAATGCCTACATCAGGTTCCCTTATCGCCTTGGCGACCTTCTTGTAGTGACAGCAACCAAGCGTGGCTACGTACCCAACTCCATTCCATGGCGGCCAAGCAGGCTTCCCG TCTTCTCATCTCTCAGTCTGGATCTGCTTCCTGAGAGGGCTGCTACTCTGATGGTGTATGATGACGTGGTGCAGATTGTCTCTGGATATCAAG GTTCAAAGCTGCAGCCATGGGTGCAGTTCCAGAGAAGAGCATTGAGTCTTCCTTCTAATGCAACCTACACCAACCTGACCGCCTTCCTCACAGTGAGCAGTTCAACACAAGACACGCAGTACTTCCCCTACCTGCAGGGGCTTCATCCCAACTACACAG GCGTTGATCAAAAGTTCGAGTTGACTCCTATAGCTGCTATCAGTGTTCATCTTTTGGGAAGCGATGGGGTGGAGCTTCATGTCAGTGAGCCAATCAGTGTGAGCGTTCCTCTTCCTGCAAACAGTGGCTTGAAAGAGAATGATCACATCCCCGCCTGGAGGTTTGACCCTAAACTGG GGGCCTGGTTGAAGAGCAGCCTGGGATACGTCCAGAGAGAGGGGAAACAGTTAACTCTCACATACATTGCCCCTCAGCTTGGCTATTGGGTCGCAGCCATGTCTCCCATAAACACAG GCCCAGTGGTGGCGAAGGACATTAGCACTTATCACACAGTCTTCCTGCTGGCCATACTAGGAGGCATGGCCCTGATACTGCTCTTCCTGCTCTGCCTGCTGCTCTACTATTGCAG GAGGAAGTGTGCCCGCTTGCGACCTGCCCACAGGAAGTTCACTCTATCCTCCACTTTAGATGCCTCTAAACGAGACCAGGCTACTTCCATGTCCCACCTGAACCTCATCAGTGAGACTCACCTAGACCACAATGGGGCAGAGCCGGACATGCACACACCTATGCTTAAACCCACCCCCTACGACTCTTCCACCAATGAGCTTGCAGCTTCGCACAGCGAGCTCCATAGTCGAGGATCCAACCACTACAAACACTCAGTAGAGATATTTCCCCTCAAATCGGCTTGTTCAAACAATCCTTCCCAAGGTTATGATTCCCCGGCGGGACGTGGAGAGTACCGGCGGAGCTATACGTCTATTACGACTTCATCCGTCCACCCCCTCCACATGTCCATCTCGTCCTCCTCGCCCCATCCGTTGCATCACACCACCTCTGCAGGACGACTGTCTTCAGAGAGTAAATCAAGCTTGCGTAATAACCGTCTCTCTCCTGTTTCAGTCGCATCCACAAGTCCTGTTGGATCCCCAGAGCGGGAGCAAGGAATCGAGCGGCGGCCAGCTGACTACATGCTGTCCCGCTCCGTAGACCATCTGGAGCGTCCCACCCCACTTCCCCGACCTGGAGCCCTGCTCTGCTGCACCTCCGAATTGCAAGTCAACCATGGGGAAGAAACCTACCGCAAGGCTCGTCCCACCCTCGTCATCCCCGCCCACTACATGCGACTTCCAGGGACGCACCCTCTGTCAGGCCAAGCGCTGCTTTTGCAGTCGGACGAACAGAGCGAATTGGAAAGCATTCAGGCGGAACTCAGTGCGTGCCATCAGCCCCAAGGCCGAGTCCCGCACCCGTGGGGCAAAGGAGAGCAGGAAGGAGGGAAGCAAGGGATGGGGGACGACCGAGGTGGAGGAGTTGAGGAGTGGACGTTGCAGACGGCTGCTCTTCCTGCTGATCTCTCCATCCCCAACTCGCTCAGCCAATCGGGCCTGGATGTGGTGCAGATGAACGGAGAAGATCAGCTTCTGGCCGAAAAGACTTTGATGGCGCTCCGGGGAGGAAAGCCACTCCCTCACCCCAGAGCTTGGTTTGTGTCACTGGACGGCCGCTCCAATGCACACATCCGCCATTCGTACATCGACCTGCAGAGGGCAGGATGCAACAGCAGTTGTGTCGGAAGCAACGACGCCAGTCTGGACTCTGGGGTTGACATGAGTGACGTGACACCAGGGCGGCGTATTCGTGATAAAGTCAGGGTTAAAACTGAAGCTGGGGCTCAGCCTGCGGTGCCCGTGGTGCCCGTGGTCGAATATACACCACTAACGTTTGTAGAGGACTCGAATGCTAATGCGGAGAGCAGCGGTAGCCCAACACCAGTCTGCAGCCCTGAAGAACACTCTCAAGGGGTTTTTTTGCAGGAAAAAGAGAGGGAAGAGGAAGACGAAGACGAAGGGACTTTGTCTCCCCCGTCGCCTCCACCTGAGCTTCCTTCTCCACCTCCTCTCCCTGAGCCTGTGGTTGAAATGGTGGAGGAGACGGGGACAGATAGCGATGTTTTCAGGACTGAGGAGACTCAAATGCACATGGGCAGCAGCCGGCCAAACAACCTGGTCGTCCCTGATGATGGCGGTGAAGATGAGAACAAGAAGAGTCCGTGGCAGAAACGAGAGGAGCGACCACTACTGGCCTTTAACCTAAAATGA